The genomic stretch TAAAAACACAAGATGACAAAGAGTTTATGTAGAGTCCCACTTTTGAGAGTCTTATGGAGGGTTCCACTTTTGAAAgtttcttagcatttctcttgttTGATAACTTTAATAAGTTAGTCTTCAACGATGGTGGAAGACTTCCATAGAACAAGTACACCCCCATTGTGGTGTCCTGTGCCAATAGTACAAAAAATTTGGTTCTCAAGTCCTAAATTCTGTTTTATTGCTTGTTTAGTTCGAGTTAGTCCTAAATTCTGCCCCCTTTATTTGAAAAAATGGTTGTCTTTAAGCCAATGATTTCCATACTATTTTCCATTGAAGGTTGTTCATTGGTAGAATTGCCAATGAATGAGTTTGCCTGCTTCAAGTCTATTTAGAAGGTGGTGGTAAGAATAAACATGCTGACTTGTGGGTTTTACAAGAACATTATTATTTGAAAACTTTGgtagttttctttttcaacaCGAGCTATATCGGAGGAGGGAGGAGTTGAACTCATGAAATGACATGACATGGGTTGCAGGGAGTTACACGACCCATGCTGGTTACTGAATTTATTACTTTGAGGAAAACTTAATCGTCTTTGTTGGTTTTGCTACACAGGAAACAAGTGAGATTATTAACATATAAATTTATTTGAAATGGATGAGTCTGGTAACGGGATGGACAACATAGAAGCCGTTTCAAAATGCCaaaatttttgttcaattaaatcaaaattccagCTCCCATTATCTCGAAGAGAAACGAATTTAGAGGTGAGCACCAAACCCCGGTTTTGAGTGAAATCGAAATCGAAACTAAAAGTTTTTGCAGTTCGGTTGGGTACGGTTTCTGAAGCTAAAACcaaaatgaaaccaaacaaATTGGTTTTGTTCGGTTCAGTTTCAAACGATTTTGGCTCGGTTTCAAaccatttgaaaacaaaatgaataGCTTCATGAATTGCATATTTGCAGCTGTGAGCTACGATTCAAGAATcagaatgatttgaattttaaacttcagtttttatgctttcaaatgttctgaatttcattttatattttgtcaGCATCTCTATGATCTGATCATCAACAGCAAAGTACCAAACTAATCAGATCTCAGCGGATTAGTTCATTAGTTTCACGAAACAACAATCTCACCAGTAAAAATTTCAAAGCATGACTTTCACTAGAAGtaaaaaatcagaaaaggaatGAATGTTTGCAAATGAATATAATTACTAAAGACaatgagaatattttttttacatcagCACACCAGCAGTGATTTTTGTTCAACATATCACCAAAGCACTAGACATTCTAATTGCATCCCTGTTATCTCAGCTTCATGCTTTGCTAACTTCAGTCGCCAGATTTGTTGGAGGGTTTTGTGGCATTCCCGACAGGAGAGGGGAGAGGGACACTGGGAGTAGTTGTTCTTGTGGTTTGACTTCAAATAACGTGTATCTCCCGCTCTCCCTTCTTTGCCTTCTTTTTTATACTCTTATAGGGCCAGGCAACGACGTCAATCGTTTCGACCTCTGGGTAAGGCCGTTTACTCAGTCTGGTCGGAGCGGCAAGGGCTACTGCTAGAGTTGGTCCGGTTGAGGGAGGTGCAACGGCCGCGGCCTTCTTAGGAGGATGGTGATGTTTCTTCTTAATCGCGGCCATTGCGATCACATCTGCTCGTTTCATTAACCGACCATTTGGAAAATCTAAGTTTGAGTTAGAACAAACTTGAAATAACCAAGGCTAAGGGGTGACAAGGAAACGAAGAGATGTGTACCTTGGGCcgtttctttggattttggggCGAGAGTCTTTTGAGGTCATTCGCCAAAGAGCTTCTTTGAAATTTCCTTAGCCGAATCATCGAAGAAATCCTTCGTATAAGTATCCCACCAATCGGCAAAGGTGCTAATACAGTGGGTTTCTGGGGTGTTCAGCTGAAGTCAGAATTTTAGGCATCGCTTTTGGAACTCCTTTTCGGCTTCGTCGCATTCCCTTTCTTATGAGCCAGAGAAGCGTTCTCGACTCAAGAGAGAACAGGAAGTAAGGAGTGGTAGAGGATAGCCCTAAAGGAAACCTAGTTGACAAGCCAGGAAGTTAGGATGATAAACTTCCCAGCTAGCCCGCCAAGTGTCATAACCAAAAGAAAGATTGCGAACTAAGGTGAAGGACCCCCAGGACCATCGAAGGTCGGCCTCTTCTGCTTCCTCCCAAGCCGAGGTTGGGAGTGTGATGGATGATGGGTATTTCTGGTGGCGGCAGATCAGGAATTCGTCATCTGAAAGATCTTCGAGGCCAAAAAAATACTTAAAGATTCATTTGACCGAGTGAGCAGGAAAAGGGCGCGAGGCCAATTGTAGACCCATTGCTTCGGAAGAAATAAAGCTTGGGATTTCTGGCCTCAGTGCTGGGAAATAGACTTGCAGCCAGAGTTGGAAGACCCAGAGTAGGCCATtctggtgtgggtcaatttttCCAACGGAAGCCTCGGCCAAGCATCCGTTGAGGTTAGTAAAGACGACTAGGCTAAAGGCTAAGACATGACCACTGGCTAGGGCTTCAGCCACTACATTTTTTCGGCCAAGCATTTATTGGACTTGGTACAGAAAATGAACTTATTGTACCAGTAAAATAGGAATGCTTCGTGCTCTCCATTCTTTAGAGCTTCTCCTTCCGAACCAGCGAAGTAAGTGATCAAAGTGTTGTAATTGAAGAAATTCTTGTGTAATTTTCGCACTTCTTATTTCGACAGCCTCTTATTCTTATTCAACAAAACTTCGACGGCCCGCTCGTCGAAGACTGCCTTCAAGTCCAAGTCAAACTCGTACCTGGAGAGAGCAGGGTCGATTGGAAGGCTAAAATGAGAGGTGCCGAGTACGGCCATGATGTCCAGCACAGTTGGACTGATGGGCTGAGAAGGAGGATCATGGTGTTGATAGTCGGGCACCAAAGCTCAGGGCAGCCATCAGGAGCTCTCGGTCCATGGCGATTTCAAAGGTCAGGAGCTTAATGTCATCAAAGATACCGAGGGTTTTCCACTCGCCACCATAGTGTGGTTTCATTCGAGTGACCCAAGCAGCCCAGGTCGCTatggtcgagggccaagctccttgaggTCTGGCTGATTCCCACTACAGCCAGTCATAACCTTAGAGCAAGGGTTTGCAATGGTCATTCAGCATATGGGTGATGGTTTCTGGGATGATGTCCTTGAAAATGGACCTCAAAGTCCGGTGGAAGGCACTCAAGTCATCTTCGGAACGGATCACTTTAATGGCGTTTTGATCGATAATATATCGACCTTTGTTGCACTCCTCAGTAAGCTTAGTGATAAAGGTGTTGGCAGCCATTGATGAAACCTTGGGGGTTTTATGGGTTTTGAAGGATTGTTTTCTGGGTTGGAAGTAAATGGTAGGAGGTTCTGGAATTAAAAAGTTTTTTTGAAGATTTGTAAGCATAAGGAAAAAAACGAGTGAGGATGAactgagtatttataggtgttAAGAAGAGAACTCTACAATTCGATTTTGAAAATGACAAGTAAATCCGACCGAAAAGTTTGTAATCATGGCAAATATTTCTACTCGAGAACCCATATGAAAAGGCCGAAAAGCTCGCAGCTTGAGGTGACACAATTATGTGTGACTGCAAGTTTTGATGGTGAGGAGACGCTTTGGTATCCGCAAGTTTCAGATGTCATCATTGAAAGACAAACGTATTAAAAAGATGCCACGTGGCAGAGAATCTAACAGGATTTAGATCGTGCAATCATGCCTCATAAATGCACCTGAGTGGTTGAAATATTCAAAGATTTTTAGTGTCCTTCAAGAATATTCTAAGGGTGTATGTCGCTTCTTCAAGGCCGAGGATCAACTAGGAATTATAGGCCGAATACCTCATAAgtgagggggcaatgtttgggcccaaaatgatAATTTGGGCCAACCTTAGAGTCATTATTGGCCCAGTGACCTTCATCTGGAATTTTGTTATGGGCCTTTGTTAGTCGTCATGGGCCGTCTAGTTAGGATCAACCAAATTATATTTCGATGAGGGTTAGTTCGGATAAAGATGAAATACTCGAAACCTAGTACGACGAGGTGTATTGAGGCTAATGACACTGAGTGTTAAGGATGAATCTGGTTTAATAAaagagcttggttcaaagtcATAGTGGGATTAGGATTGGCCAAGACCGAGTCAGATTAGGATGAGGAGTTCTAATCCGAGTATGATTATAGCTCGGTTGTGAACGAAtttgctactataaatagaggagggagtgcatcattcaagcgcccttcaattcaacacacaaactgccctACGTAAACTTTCGCTCTACAcgaaacctctcaaacaccttgagatttttattttcttttcccgCTGACACATcgtcagtttagataaacagcattgtgaaggctaacatcttcagtttggataaacagcactggagtcgtagaatcagccgatcaaggagcaccttcagtttggataaacagcactgtttcGAGGCCGActagttatttatccaagtctcggtcaagaAGGGTTTTCGAGTCCTTATTgacagaggtcatctcatcagccttctcagtgaagtgaggtgttacagttTACTAGGCTCGACACGTTGAACGtcgagttgttttatgattggatattacAAGttagttttagagttcggcattcctACGGCCAAACCATATTTatcatcaagacatacatctctttcgagtatttgtgtccatatagtctgacaccagttcgacgtgcttatactcttacgaatataatcaccgtgatcGAATCTAGTACCGACGATCCGTGAACTTTGCAagattagcagccttgtcttcaggctttagAACCCGAATGCCGAGgcatgttccttcctcggccgcaatcgcaagatcaagaagtcagccgcgcgctcaatgcaacatcaacacattttactcccccATCAAGCTCGGCCGTCGAGTTGGCACGCCTCGCATATAAccaaatgacgtagttagctcactAGTTACTTGATTTGTGCACCACGTAGGCTTAGTAGTTTTTAAGGTTAACAATTATATAACTTCTTaattatgaaattgaaattgacaaaaaagaagCGACAATGCTAAGGCTAAttttaggggttttttttttattatattgaaATTACCCTATCACAGTTGGTTATCACATGATAAAAAAAGATGGAAAAACCACCCAGCGTATCTTCAAGAAGACAGCACAGTTTTTCTCCACAATTTATAACCAACATTCCTTTACACGAGGTCGAATAATTGACATTGTACAGACAACCAACAAAGATCCGTTTTAACCAAAGTTTTCTAAATGTTCTTCTATAAAAACCGACTCTCACCTCTCCTTAACACATCCTTCACCTCTCTGCCTCCCAACCCCGGAAAACTTCTCTCTCTTAAACCCTAATAAGGTTCTCTCCCTACAATGGCACGCTTCACCAGCGTTGTTCTGGTTCTAATGGCTGCTCTTTTGGTGGCCTCAACAGGGGCACAATCCCATACATCATCACCATCCAAGTCCCCTGCGGCGACTCCATTGAGCAGTCCACCTAAGGCTGCATCTTCTCCCTCTCCATTGACCACCCCACCTGCTGCATCTCCTTCTCCATCGAGCACAACACCAACAACCTCCCCCTCTTCATCCAGCACTTCACCAGCAAATGCTCCTTCTCCACCTGCTGCCACTCCTTCTCCGTCGAGCACTCCACCAACAACCGCTCCCCACTCATCCAGCACATCATCAGAAAATGCTCCTTCTACAGCCCCCATCGCCGACTCTCCACCTTCTCCTCCTTCATCTACCCCTTTACTATCTCCGGAGATTTCTCCCTCTTCAGTCAATGGAGAGGCTCCTGCACCCGCCCCTGGCGGTGCCGTTGTGAATAGATTTGCCATCGCCGGATCTCTGGCCGTTGGGGTTTTGGCTGCTGGAGCTTTGGTCATGTAAAGGACAATCAAGCTATAAATACAACTATAATATTGGTAGCCTACAAGAGCAGATCCCATACCAAGGGGTCATTCCCCCACCACTTCAAATCAAAGCGGAGCGTATGCATGTCAAATTGATTTGGAATTGCAGCCCATTGAAGTGTAAAACACTGCTTGACAGTTGACCCCTTGTAAAAATATGTTTGTTCTATCACtcaaaaagaaataaacaagCCTTTGTTCTAATATCTACATTACTGCCCCAGCGGcatatagtattttttttttttttcattctatttttattatgattattgTAGGTGAGCAGTAATATGCATTGATGATAGCGAATAATGAAAAGATTTATTGAAAGAAAATTTAGAGAGAATTGTTAATTATTCTGAAGTTATTATCTCTTGGCCTAATTGATTTATTAGTCTATGGTGATAGAGTAATTAGAAGATAACATATGTGGTAAAAGAACTTGGATTTAAGCCTCTGTAGTGAAGTTTGTTAGGATTTAGGTCCGAAATTAAAAACTCCGTAAACTCTTCATTAATTATTGGTACGTGAGCCACACACATTAGGCTAAAACGGAACTCTCTATTAATTGTTAGCACGTGGGGCTTACATATGAAGCTAACTTTATCATGTGAGCCTCATATGCTAACAATTAATGGAGAGttgacaaaattttcaattttgggcctAAATCCTAATAGACTTCAACAAATgggtttttcaattttgggccTAAATCCTAATAAACTTCAACAAATGGGTTTAAATCCTAGTTTGTTTACCGTAAGGGCTATCTTCCAACTACCCTATCACCACGGGAACTATTAAACCAATTAAGCCTTTTCTCTTTTTGTCTTAATCATTAACTAATGAATTTTTTTCGTATTAAATACTAGGGTAagtggattattacttaagtgttgattaacgtgcttattttttattggtgacacattatttgatttgtaaatttagtttaaaaatttagtctttctaacattatcctaaatACCAAGTAGATGTTGTATGAAAATGTATCAAGCTCAACTAAAAATAGGAAAAGTATCAAATTCaactaaaattttttaaataggGCACAAATTATTTTAGAGTTACTTCCTACTCCCaactaaagtaaaaaaaaaaataataataataataaaaaaaaaagaacaaagttATTTTTAcacccactattattcctaaaatagcCTTAATAAtctaatattgtttttttttttcttgaatccACCCACTATTCCGTTCACTAAAAATTCAACAGAGAATTGCATAACAACTTTGTTCAATCGAAGTTGTCTTCAATATTAGATGTGACATGAGTTTCAAACACCGTGAGGAAGCAACAACTTAAATCTTGGGTCCctcaattggttttgactcaggTTTTGAGAAGCGGTGGTGCGTTGAAGAGAGATCAATGAAAGGCGGGGCTGCCTACGTCATCTCAATTcccaaacaaaaacactttcttTACATTTTGTTTATGTCCTTCTACgtaattttgtaataaaataaacttatcattaaaactttcATAAAAAGATGAATGTAATAATAAGACAGTAGGATGAGTATAGTAATATTTTTACTTTATTACAGAGTGAGCCTattactgaaaaaaaaattgtcccaAACTTATTTCTTTTCGTCACTATGATCAACCACACCACGACCACACAACACCAATAGTCAAACTCAAGAGCATGACGTGTCATTCAAGCTCACTCAACGATCAAGTTCGGAAACGGGTCGATCCCTAGTTTAATATCTTTTTAGGACTTTTGGAAGTTTGTTAGCTCTacggtttttatttattttttttaaaaaagataaatttgttagattagatgttagattaggaaATTGACGAGGTTCAAATATACACCTTGGTGCAAGAGCAGCACTCTCCTCTGCCACTGTAGTAGAGGACACTTGCGGGATGTACGGTTAACTCTGAGAGTTTAGGCTTTAGAAGGTGGGATGAGTTAAggccaataaaataaaaaaataaaaaaaaaactttaacgaaaagctccgggtactgtttactttaacgaaaaaccacatttttacactaaaaaatcaatcctgatacttttcactttatcctttattttgtcattttcgttaaaactcaaagtttttagaccatttttattagttttcctcaaaaaaaaaaaaatcaacaaccaAGTCAATTGTCATTAAAACTACGGTCTAGTAATATTAGGTATTTCTCTTTAATTATAACAACTAAAATGCATATCTGGTTTATATAATCTTGAATCCAAGCATGAAACTAAATCTGGAATTACGTTGGTTTGCTATGGGTGTTTATACCATCTATGGTATAGCTGTGCAACTAATCATGATGAAAGATTAGTTTACTTGATCATTAGAATGATCTAGTTCTAGCTTCCTTCTGTTTTTGTTACTTGATCATTAGATGATAAGTATCATCTATTTCCGTTGTTGAATGATTCGAAACCATCATTTCAGCTTGTATCATGATATGTATGtggttttcttcaatttaacttCTTGTTTCTACATGTCTAGGATGTTTTACTTTAttagttactttttttttttttccaatactCTATTAGTTACAATTAGTGCCTTCACATTTGTACTACGATGATGAAGAGTATCCCACTCTGAGTATGGTTACCTTCTGCTGCTTGATGTGTTTTCTGGTTAAAGCAAGAGCTCTTGTACATCGATCTTTGTTGTTGGGCCTGCCAGTCTTATGATATCAAGATGCCATTTTTGTTGTCCTCACAATATTTTTCAAACCTTATGATGCCTAATTAAGTATGCAGTTGAAGTTATTTGTGTGCAGATTTTGTCACGCTTTCGTGTAGTCCTTTTGGATTATTGTTTATGTAGTCATGTTGAAATTCGGGTCTTGTGAACAACTTTGATGTACAGTTTGAAGTTTTATAAACGGTTTGTCAAATTTTCACTATGGACAAATAAGGAAACAACTCGATTGTTTGTTTCATATGCACCTTGTGGTTAATTATACATGCACCTAGGAATATTATTAGTCGAGCTTTCGAATATTTAGATTGAGGGGTCGGCAAGGTTGAATTAATTAGTCATCTTATTGACTTATTCACAAGTTGTGGGTAAAATTCATGATGCCAAATAAATAAGATATTTTAATCTGGCAGATTCAAGATAAAAATATATCTAAATCAATTTTCAACTTTGTAGTCACGGAACAATGTACTTCAACAGTTACCAATTTGTTTGATACTAattaaatcttattcatgtagCAATCATCAAGTTAATTACCCCAAAAATATCGTTAATCAACGTCTAATGGGGACGTAAATAGTACTAGGATAGGATAGCAAGGACGCAGAGTACGCACGGCCTTAAATTTGTACTGCTAGGATTAGGAAGTAGCAAGAACCATATTATATTTGAAGTTAAATGGAGTGGCAATCACGACCAAAAAAACCAAtggaaaaaaaggtgaagtTGTCGTTCAGAATTCCAGGTATGAAGAGAGTACTTTGCCATTTGCTAAAGGGGGTGAGAAGCAGCAGGTACAGCCAGTTAATCGGAGCTCGAGCAGCAAAAATACTGATAAGCCTTTCTCCTTTAACACCAAAAGGGTATGTGCCTGTTTGTGTTGGTGTGGATGGTGATACGAAGCGTTTCATGGTTCATACCACGTTGCTTCGCCATGCAGAATTCTTGGAGCTGCTGCATAAATCAGTTGAAGAGTATGGTTTTTGCAATGACAGTGTTTTGAGAATTCCATATGAAGCGCAGGATTTTGAGGAGTATTGGATGATCAAGAGGTCAAAAACAAGGATTTACAAGGTTGAACCAGTTTAACTTGTCATGGGTTAATTTGTCAGTAGCAAAACTGTTTGATGTTATTAACTTGGATAAATGGTTTTATCTATTAGTAATCTATGTTCATTGCTAATTAATGTTAGCTTGGGGATTAATATTCATGTGTCAATTTACTGTTCTGGTTTGTGaaataaagaaatgaaaattagcTTAGGGATAAATATTCAGAGGATTCTTTCGGATggccttttttttctctttacctTTTGACAAGCAAAATGATGTTTACAAAGATTTTTACAACAGGGAAACACACCCACTACAAAGGTATGCCACATCATTTAGTTATGAATTCATCACAACAATATGTTATCCTCGTCATCAATGTGAGTCAAATGTAAGGGCTCCGATCTAACAAAATGAAGACACCACTAGACCAAAAGTAAGTTGATTTTCTTGAACCATTTGAGCCTAGTTATACAGGAAAGTCATTTCTCAAAGTTGGCAGACGGAACAACAGAAAGGATACAACTATCACTCCAAACACACGACCGAGTAATCAAAGAAACGGGACTCTGGAAAATTGGGTGAATATATATTAGAACTGGAGGCTAAACAAAATTCACTAAAAAGATGTGGTGAATTGAGAgcttaaatttgtagactaaattttgtaaattaaatgacatagaagttgatgattggattattaattaaacattGATAAACGCGCTTATTTcgtattagtgacacatcatttaatttgcaaatttagtttacaaatttagtcttcctagcattgcTCTTAGATAAATAACTTTTCATTCCAACCCGTAAAACTCATCCAATGGTAGGAAGTTACCTTTTTCATATGAGCCCTCAAATTAATCTTATGGTAAATTAAGTTATCAACTTAAATAATTCATACTA from Pyrus communis chromosome 7, drPyrComm1.1, whole genome shotgun sequence encodes the following:
- the LOC137740583 gene encoding auxin-responsive protein SAUR71-like, which codes for MEKKVKLSFRIPGMKRVLCHLLKGVRSSRYSQLIGARAAKILISLSPLTPKGYVPVCVGVDGDTKRFMVHTTLLRHAEFLELLHKSVEEYGFCNDSVLRIPYEAQDFEEYWMIKRSKTRIYKVEPV